A genomic segment from Malaclemys terrapin pileata isolate rMalTer1 chromosome 1, rMalTer1.hap1, whole genome shotgun sequence encodes:
- the LOC128835778 gene encoding olfactory receptor 51A4-like: MSAVNDTKFKFTVFLLTGIPGQEHIHNLWISLPLCLMYVISILGNSVILLIIKTDPSLHEPMYIFLSMLGVTDLGLLIATMPTILGIFLFNSREISFDACFAQLFFIESFQCIESSVLLLMAFDRFIAIRDPLRYVSILTLPRIAKMGLVCVLRGVAVILPFPFLLKRFQYCQANVLSHSYCMDQEVMMLACSDISVNSIYGLFITVIILVFDLLLIFLSYVMILKTVLSISSHKEFLRALNTCVAHLCAVLLFYIPEFILTLIHRFWNGSSPLLPIVLGNVNLLVPPLINPIVYSMKSKHLRSRIIRVFVK, translated from the coding sequence atgtcagctgtcaatgacaccaaattCAAATTCACAGTGTTCCTTCTCACCGGGATACCTGGGCAAGAACACATCCACAATCTCTGGATCTCTCTCCCCCTGTGCTTAATGTATGTTATTTCAATAttaggaaattcagtcattctgctcattataaaaacagatccaagcctccatgagcccatgtacattttcctttccatgttgggCGTCACAGACCTTGGATTATTGATAGCCACCATGCCGACGATATTGGGCATATTCTTGTTTAACTCTAGGGAGATCAGCTTTGATGCCTGTTTTGCCCAGTTGTTCTTTATCGAGTCATTTCAATGCATTGAATCCTCTGTACtcttgttgatggcctttgaccgcttcatCGCAATCCGTGATCCGCTGAGATATGTCTCAATCTTAACCCTGCCGAGAATAGCCAAGATGGGACTGGTGTGTGTTCTAAGAGGGGTGGCCGTAATACTCCCATTCCCCTTTCTCCTGAAACGATTCCAATACTGTCAAGCGAATGTCCTCTCCCATTCTTACTGCATGGACCAGGAGGTCATGATGTTGGCTTGTTCGGATATCAGTGTCAACAGTATCTATGGCTTGTTTATTACAGTCATAATTTTGGTGTTCGACTTGCTGCTCATCTtcctctcttatgtgatgatcctcaaaacTGTGTTGAGCATCTCATCCCACAAGGAGTTCCtcagggccctgaacacctgcgtCGCCCACCTCTGCGCCGTCCTGCTCTTCTACATACCAGAGTTCATCTTGACTTTGATACACAGATTCTGGAATGGCTCTTCTCCCTTGCTTCCAATTGTCCTGGGCAATGTCAATCTGCTGGTTCCTCCTCTGATTAACCCAATCGTGTACAGcatgaaaagcaaacaccttcgttCGAGGATAATCAGGGTGTTCGTGAAGTGA